In Aerosakkonema funiforme FACHB-1375, a genomic segment contains:
- a CDS encoding NAD-dependent epimerase/dehydratase family protein, which yields MSRKVLITGGSGFVGSCLGLGLAQRYPDWKIAALDNLKRRGSELNLPRLKQAGIEFIHGDVRNKEDLDPVALQPDLILECSAEPSVLAGYTSPGYVLQTNLVGTINCLELARQTQADFIFLSTSRVYPIAHLNALKFRETETRFQLLDEQSLPGVSSQGISEEFPLDGARSLYGATKLASELLIAEYADAYGLRTVVDRCGVLTGPWQMGKVDQGVFALWMAAHYFGRSVKYIGYGGTGKQVRDFLHIADLLDLIDIQIQNLDKLKGQTFNVGGGTENTLSLYETTLLCQEITGQQIAITPVPDNRTGDVPIYITNSSKIMQTTGWKPQRNAQTTLTDIYQWISEYKHIVSNVFA from the coding sequence GTGAGTAGAAAAGTTTTAATTACAGGAGGTTCTGGTTTTGTTGGTAGCTGTTTGGGGCTGGGGTTAGCGCAACGCTATCCTGACTGGAAAATCGCGGCTTTAGATAACCTGAAACGACGGGGTTCTGAGTTAAATTTGCCAAGACTGAAGCAGGCAGGAATAGAGTTTATTCATGGTGATGTCCGGAATAAAGAAGATCTCGATCCTGTGGCATTGCAACCAGACTTAATATTAGAGTGTTCTGCGGAACCATCGGTGTTAGCTGGCTATACTTCTCCTGGTTACGTACTCCAAACAAATTTAGTAGGAACTATTAACTGTCTGGAATTGGCACGACAGACTCAGGCAGATTTTATCTTTCTGTCTACGAGTCGGGTTTATCCGATCGCGCATCTCAATGCTTTAAAATTTAGAGAAACTGAAACTAGGTTTCAACTTTTGGATGAGCAGTCTTTGCCTGGTGTTTCGAGTCAGGGTATTTCAGAGGAATTTCCCTTAGACGGAGCGCGATCGCTCTACGGAGCTACTAAACTAGCATCAGAGCTGCTCATCGCTGAATATGCCGATGCTTATGGACTCAGAACTGTGGTCGATCGCTGTGGCGTGCTGACTGGGCCTTGGCAAATGGGGAAGGTCGATCAAGGTGTATTTGCTTTATGGATGGCCGCTCACTATTTTGGACGATCGGTCAAATATATCGGTTATGGAGGAACAGGTAAACAAGTGAGAGACTTCCTACACATAGCAGATTTATTAGACTTAATTGATATCCAAATTCAGAATTTAGATAAACTGAAAGGACAAACTTTTAATGTGGGAGGTGGAACAGAAAATACACTTTCTCTTTATGAAACAACTCTGCTTTGCCAAGAAATTACCGGACAGCAAATTGCCATTACCCCAGTACCCGATAACCGCACAGGAGATGTTCCTATTTATATAACAAACTCCAGTAAGATTATGCAAACTACTGGATGGAAGCCTCAACGAAATGCTCAAACCACTTTAACTGATATTTATCAATGGATTTCTGAATACAAGCATATAGTTAGTAATGTTTTTGCGTAG
- a CDS encoding glycosyltransferase family 1 protein — translation MTTSAQVTCITPGLPPAIDGVGDYALNVARQLRQDFSIETHFIVGNPSWAGTKEIDRFGIGQVSERSVDRLWSLLDSNSQKTATILLHYVGYGYAKRGCPFWLVNALEKWRKVNNNGSLVTMFHELYATGPIWASSFWLSPVQKNLAVRLARLSDRCLTSHQGYAQIIHELSSGKHSQIPAIPVFSNIGEPKQVPPLAHRPRSLVVFGSSSNRLRVYQRSLSNLVLTCQQLEIEEIWDVGPPTGLDLSKIDGIPVVVMGKKTAAEISAILLNSVAGFFDYHTQYLAKSGVFAAYSAHGTIPIGIFYNALQMDGLEAGKHYWLADRPTARLSLEVGQAIADNAYTWYQSHNLSVQAKTFATQLLSQNN, via the coding sequence ATGACGACCTCAGCCCAAGTTACTTGCATCACTCCCGGTCTTCCTCCGGCGATCGATGGAGTCGGAGATTATGCCCTTAATGTGGCTAGGCAACTCCGCCAGGATTTTAGCATAGAAACGCATTTTATTGTGGGCAACCCGTCTTGGGCTGGCACAAAAGAAATCGATCGATTTGGGATCGGCCAGGTAAGCGAACGTTCTGTCGATCGTCTGTGGTCACTGCTGGATAGTAACAGTCAGAAAACGGCTACAATTCTTTTACACTACGTTGGCTATGGCTATGCTAAGCGAGGCTGTCCTTTTTGGTTAGTTAATGCCTTGGAAAAGTGGCGAAAAGTTAACAATAATGGCTCTTTGGTGACGATGTTTCACGAACTTTACGCCACAGGGCCAATATGGGCAAGTTCGTTTTGGCTGTCCCCGGTGCAAAAAAACTTAGCTGTGCGGCTAGCGAGATTGAGCGATCGCTGTCTCACCAGTCATCAAGGCTATGCCCAAATCATACACGAGTTAAGCTCCGGCAAACATTCTCAAATCCCCGCTATTCCAGTCTTTTCTAATATTGGCGAACCAAAACAAGTCCCCCCCCTAGCACATCGTCCTCGCTCTTTAGTGGTTTTCGGCAGTTCCAGCAATCGTCTGCGAGTTTATCAGAGGTCGTTATCAAATCTGGTATTGACTTGCCAACAGTTGGAGATTGAAGAGATATGGGATGTAGGGCCACCTACGGGTCTCGATCTCTCCAAGATCGATGGGATACCAGTAGTGGTGATGGGTAAGAAAACGGCAGCGGAGATTAGCGCGATCCTATTAAATTCTGTAGCTGGATTTTTTGACTACCATACCCAGTATTTGGCTAAATCCGGTGTTTTTGCTGCCTATAGCGCCCACGGAACGATTCCGATCGGCATTTTCTACAATGCTTTGCAGATGGATGGTTTGGAGGCGGGGAAACACTACTGGCTAGCAGATCGTCCCACAGCAAGGCTGAGTTTGGAAGTCGGGCAGGCGATCGCAGATAATGCCTATACTTGGTATCAAAGCCATAACTTATCGGTACAAGCGAAAACCTTTGCCACACAACTGTTGAGCCAAAATAATTAA
- a CDS encoding class I SAM-dependent methyltransferase → MDGSLETQHQLAAQTSGGISSDPVYAAFERVLIQLDLKGDILDFGAGTGNLTRRLQALGRFRSISAIDIIQHSPQVDDSIKFLTGDLNYPTDIPPETFDVIVSAEVIEHLENPRAVAREWFRLLRPGGTLIFSTPNNESWRSLLALLLQGHFVLFGDSSYPAHITPLLRKDVDRILKEAGFSAPKFIFTDIGGIPKFPSLHWQTISAGLLKGLRYSDNFLAITQKPT, encoded by the coding sequence ATGGATGGATCTCTGGAAACCCAGCATCAGCTAGCAGCACAAACCAGTGGCGGTATTAGTAGCGATCCGGTCTACGCAGCGTTTGAACGGGTATTGATACAGCTCGATCTCAAAGGCGATATTTTAGATTTTGGTGCGGGTACGGGAAATTTAACTCGGCGGCTGCAAGCGTTAGGTCGCTTTCGATCGATTAGTGCGATCGATATCATCCAGCATTCTCCCCAAGTTGATGATTCTATTAAATTCCTGACCGGAGATTTAAATTATCCCACCGACATCCCTCCCGAAACATTTGACGTTATCGTCTCAGCAGAAGTAATCGAGCATTTGGAAAACCCCAGAGCAGTTGCACGCGAATGGTTTCGATTGCTCCGTCCCGGTGGAACTCTGATTTTTAGTACACCCAATAATGAAAGTTGGCGATCTTTATTGGCTCTTCTATTACAAGGACATTTTGTACTTTTTGGTGATAGTTCCTATCCGGCACACATTACCCCACTTCTACGGAAAGATGTCGATCGCATCCTCAAGGAAGCTGGCTTTTCTGCACCCAAATTTATTTTTACCGATATTGGTGGTATTCCTAAGTTTCCCTCACTCCATTGGCAAACCATTTCCGCAGGACTGCTCAAAGGGTTGCGTTACAGCGATAACTTCCTGGCAATTACCCAAAAACCCACATGA
- a CDS encoding glycosyltransferase family 4 protein yields the protein MKILLYSSVFWPSTGGVETITATLAENIVNLGHECLVVTETLAKPDEEPPIYKVIRKPTLKERFELTRQCDLVHSNGASVAMFPFAKLNNKPFIWTHNGYQVSCIDGLGWVDGEPAPITPLASINYHWKKNGLSYVLKESVKLYIRRYVADNVDLNIACSNWVAKRQTCKNQVVAHTPYSLNKFKAAKNIQNHQYDFIYVGRLVSEKGVPDLIRAFHLLISEPIHSTKTLAIVGDGNIRPSLEKLVRELGLVNNVFFFGSKSGKELVEIIGKSHIAVVPSVWEEPFGGVTLELLAAGKNMIVSEFGGHAECVGDAGLKFKNGDDRALYECMIKLLEDRSLAEKQLESAAVQLDAFDEVKLTKIYLELYDKIISKK from the coding sequence ATGAAAATTCTGCTTTACTCCTCAGTTTTTTGGCCTTCTACAGGTGGCGTTGAAACTATCACCGCCACTTTAGCTGAAAATATCGTTAATTTGGGGCATGAATGCCTGGTTGTTACCGAAACGCTTGCCAAGCCAGATGAAGAGCCGCCTATCTATAAAGTAATTAGAAAACCTACGCTCAAAGAACGTTTTGAACTTACCCGACAATGCGATTTAGTACATTCTAATGGTGCGAGCGTAGCCATGTTTCCCTTCGCAAAATTAAACAATAAACCTTTTATCTGGACACACAATGGCTACCAAGTGTCCTGTATTGATGGGTTGGGCTGGGTGGATGGCGAACCCGCTCCCATAACTCCCTTAGCTTCCATAAATTATCATTGGAAAAAAAATGGCTTAAGTTATGTTTTAAAAGAGTCAGTAAAGTTATACATTAGGCGCTATGTTGCGGACAACGTAGATTTAAACATCGCCTGTTCAAACTGGGTAGCTAAACGACAAACTTGCAAAAATCAAGTGGTCGCTCATACACCTTATTCCTTAAATAAGTTCAAAGCTGCCAAAAACATCCAAAATCACCAATATGATTTTATCTACGTTGGACGTTTGGTTAGCGAAAAGGGAGTTCCCGACTTAATCCGTGCATTTCACTTGTTGATTTCCGAGCCAATCCATAGTACTAAAACCCTGGCTATAGTCGGTGACGGAAATATAAGACCTTCTCTAGAAAAGCTTGTTCGGGAACTTGGATTGGTAAATAATGTGTTTTTCTTTGGCTCTAAATCGGGTAAGGAATTAGTGGAAATTATCGGTAAGTCTCATATTGCCGTTGTTCCTTCAGTCTGGGAAGAACCATTTGGAGGAGTAACATTAGAACTTTTAGCCGCTGGCAAAAATATGATTGTTTCTGAATTCGGCGGACACGCAGAATGTGTAGGAGATGCGGGACTCAAATTCAAAAATGGAGACGATCGCGCCCTTTATGAATGTATGATTAAACTGCTCGAAGATAGGTCTTTAGCTGAAAAACAACTTGAAAGCGCGGCTGTTCAACTCGATGCTTTTGATGAAGTAAAACTTACCAAAATATATCTTGAACTGTATGATAAAATAATTAGTAAAAAATAA
- a CDS encoding class I SAM-dependent methyltransferase: protein MLSTSSHDRPSFAYDKDYYISHYGRVFTDEKYYNLLSLYWQEAIFSANHLDVNLSVLDFGCGLGQVSAALPNVAFFDFSEFAINFLRQRGQKAFGSIEEIPQNHFDLLLSSHSLEHSPTPADDLKRFHRYVKPAGKLILILPIEVKLNPSLEPDNDQHFYCWTFQTITNLLLHCGWRPIRQTKLYGPFLLGKLASTFSEERAVKIAYSLGLLKKNYQSLMTIADSMI, encoded by the coding sequence ATGCTAAGCACGAGTTCGCACGATCGGCCAAGTTTTGCCTACGACAAAGATTACTATATTTCTCATTACGGACGAGTATTCACCGATGAAAAATACTATAATTTGCTTTCTTTGTATTGGCAAGAGGCAATTTTTTCGGCGAATCATCTTGATGTTAACCTTTCTGTTTTGGATTTTGGTTGCGGGTTAGGTCAAGTTTCAGCAGCTTTACCAAATGTAGCATTTTTTGATTTTTCCGAGTTTGCCATAAATTTTCTGAGACAGCGCGGCCAAAAAGCTTTTGGTAGTATAGAAGAAATTCCGCAGAATCATTTTGACCTTTTACTGTCATCTCATTCTCTCGAACACTCTCCTACTCCAGCCGATGACTTGAAAAGATTTCACCGCTATGTGAAACCAGCAGGTAAATTAATCTTGATTCTTCCCATAGAAGTAAAATTAAACCCCTCTCTGGAGCCTGATAACGACCAACATTTTTATTGTTGGACATTTCAGACAATTACTAATCTTCTCCTGCATTGTGGCTGGCGTCCTATTCGTCAAACTAAACTGTATGGCCCTTTTCTTTTAGGCAAACTTGCGTCAACCTTTTCTGAAGAGCGAGCGGTTAAAATTGCCTATTCTTTGGGACTTTTAAAGAAAAACTACCAATCACTTATGACAATTGCTGATTCGATGATTTAA